Proteins encoded together in one Cicer arietinum cultivar CDC Frontier isolate Library 1 chromosome 4, Cicar.CDCFrontier_v2.0, whole genome shotgun sequence window:
- the LOC101502438 gene encoding uncharacterized protein, producing the protein MAISCLCSPKSLTILVLLIAIPIGIIISLERTQPQTHVYHYHSNGWFRECAKWDSDNHRFITSFFEGGVGQITVSKEKDSLSVLKEVKLVEETELIGNASLGLTIDRSRNRVLVVNAEVLRNRYGSLVAYDLTSWKRLFLTQLSSPSDEKSLADDVAVDAEGNAYVTDAKASKIWKVDVNGNLVSIIRSPLFTPKEWHKTLVGLNGIVYHPDGYLIVIHTLSGNLFKIDLTKGEEVRIINVVGGPLYFGDGLELLSRDKIVVAGNPSGRLVESLDGWNTASVVATFYGPRHRLATAATVKDGKVYLNHLLGIGYPKKKHAIVEAVF; encoded by the exons ATGGCTATTTCATGTCTCTGTTCTCCAAAGTCTCTAACCATTTTAGTTCTACTCATAGCCATACCAATTGGGATAATCATATCACTAGAAAGAACACAACCACAAACACACGTCTACCACTATCACAGCAACGGTTGGTTCAGAGAATGTGCTAAATGGGATTCTGATAACCACCGTTTCATAACCTCCTTCTTTGAAGGCGGTGTCGGTCAAATTACCGTCTCTAAAGAAAAGGATTCTTTGTCGGTGTTGAAAGAAGTGAAATTAGTAGAAGAAACAGAATTAATTGGAAATGCTTCCTTAGGGTTGACTATTGACCGGAGTAGGAATCGGGTTTTAGTGGTAAACGCCGAGGTTTTGAGAAACCGATATGGTTCTCTTGTTGCTTATGATCTTACTTCATGGAAACGCCTCTTTCTGACTCAACTTTCTTCTCCTA GTGATGAAAAATCCTTAGCAGACGATGTTGCAGTTGATGCAGAAGGCAATGCTTATGTTACTGATGCAAAAGCAAGTAAAATATGGAAAGTTGATGTTAATGGTAACCTTGTATCAATCATTAGAAGCCCATTGTTCACTCCAAAAGAGTGGCACAAAACATTGGTTGGCCTTAACGGAATTGTATACCACCCAGATGGATATTTGATTGTGATTCACACTTTGAGTGGTAATTtgttcaaaattgatttaacaAAAGGTGAGGAAGTGAGGATAATAAATGTTGTTGGAGGTCCACTTTATTTTGGAGATGGTTTAGAGTTATTGTCTCGTGATAAGATTGTAGTGGCTGGAAATCCTTCTGGGAGATTAGTGGAGAGTTTAGATGGTTGGAATACAGCTTCTGTTGTGGCAACATTTTATGGGCCTAGACATCGTTTGGCTACAGCAGCTACTGTGAAGGACGGAAAAGTGTACCTAAACCATTTGCTTGGAATTGGATATCCTAAAAAGAAGCATGCTATTGTTGAGGCAGTTTTTTAA